From the Ralstonia wenshanensis genome, the window TGAAGACACGACAACGACAACATGGTGTGGCGCTGGTCGAACTGGCCATCATGCTCAGCCTGCTGCTGGCCATCACCTTTGGGATAACGGAGTTCGGCCGGGCGATCTACACCTACAACACCCTGGCAAAGGCCACGCGAGACGCCACCCGTTACCTGAGCACGCAGGCCGCCGGCAACGCGACCTCCTATACGACGGCAACCAATCTGGCGGTCTACGGCACGCCGACTGTCGGCAGCACGCAAGCGCCCCTCGCACCAGGGCTGACGTCCAGCATGGTTTCCATTTGCGATGCGTCCAACACGAGCTGCACGTCCAACATCGCACAAGGGACCAACCCTGCCATCAATACCGTCACCGTCACGATCTCGGGCTACACGTTCAACCCGGTAATCGACATGATGGCGTTCCTGCGCTTCTATGCGGGCGGCAGCGGGTCGATCACCTCGTTCCCGTTTGGGAACATCTCAGTGACCATGAGGCAGTCCTATGAATAAGCATCAGAAAGGTACGACGGCGGTTGAGTTCGCCATTGTGGTGGCGCTCTTTCTGACGGTGCTGCTTGGCATCCTCGACTTTGGGCGCATTCTATTTACCTGGAACGCCGTGGGAGAAGCGACGCGCTGGGGCGCGCGACAGGCGGTGGTTTGCGGTCAGGGCTCGACATCTGTGTTGAGCAAGATGCAGACCATTCTGCCGACGCTCACGTCCGCGAATGTGTCGGTGCAGTGGTACGACACCAGTGGGGCGGTGAGCACCAGCTGTGATGCTACGAGCTGCGGTGGTGTTGCCGTCAGCGTGACCGGTATGACAGTGGCACCTTACTCGCCTGCTACCTGGATTGGTTTTTCTCAACTCGCTGTGCCGGGGTTTTCGACTTACTTGCCGCGAGAGGTCATGGGGCAGGATCCAAATAGCAGTAGCGTTTGCTCTTGAGGGTACTTTTCTCGCTGCTGGTTGGATTCATTTTTTTTGAGGGATGGGCTTTGGGGTCTGTCCCTTTTTCGTTTTCTGCAGGGGTTTTTTTTTGTTCTTGGTGCATCCCTTGTTTCATCCCCTGCCGGGGCTCACTCGCTTTCTTTGTCTTGCCAAAGACGTAAGCAAAGAAAGGCACGCCCGAGATGGCGACTCCCTCCTAGGATTTTTGCCGCGGGGAGGGCAATCAGCCAAACTCGCTTCGCTCAGACAAGGCCCCTTCCTTGATCCTCCTCGCAACGAAAATCGAAGGCGCCATCAAGGGCAGGAACATCAACGGCCACACCAACGATGTGCTGGCCCAGGGGGCGCCTATTTTTGCTGTTGTTGCCCGCCTTGCTTCGCGTTGTGTTGTTGGTTCCTGCTGCGCTGGTGATCGATGGTTTGGCCTTTCCCTGCCCTATGCGGCGCCTTGAATTTCTGTGAGCGGTCGGAAAAAGGAAGGAGCCTTGTCTGAGCGCAGCGAGTTTGCCTCCTTCCCCGCGCGGTCACATAAATTCAAGGGGAAGTCGCTGCATCGGGCGTGCCTTTCTTTGATTACTTCTTTGGCAAGACAAAGAAAGCGAGTCAGCCCCGGCAGGGAATGAAACAGGGGGGGAACACAAAGGTCTGCACCGGCAGAGGATGCAAGGGAGGCAAACCACCGGGCTCAATCCCCAAGCAGAAGCACCACTAACCCCAACCGCTCGAGATACAAAGGAAAAAACCCGGCGCGCGTCCGGGAACAGGACCACCGCGCTAGCACATACGCCAGGTGATAGTCCGGGGGCCTTTACTACCAGCTATGTTTGCGCGCGCATGTCAGCCTCCCGAGCCTGTCATGGTCGGCAGCAGCACACGGTAGATCTGGATGAATGCTGGGCCGAGCAACACCAGCAGCAGCGTCGGGAAGATGAAGAAGATCAGCGGGAAAAGCAACTTCAGCGCGATCTTGGCGGCTTGTTCTTCCGCACGCATCCGGCGCTTGGTGCGCAGCATGTCGGACAACACGCGCAGCGAGTCGGCAAGGCTGGTACCGAAACGGTCTGCCTGGATCAGCATCGATGCAAACCGGTCGACGTCTTCCACACCGGTGCGCAGCGCCAGGTTGGTGAGTGCTTTTTCCTTGGGAAACCCCGAACGCAGTTCCAGCAGCGTGAGTTCCATTTCTTCAGCCATGACGGGGCAGCGCAGTGCGAGTTCGTCCGACACGCGCATCATGGCGGCGTCCAAGCCAAGCCCAGCTTCTACACACACCGTGAGCAGGTCGAGCATATCGGGAAACTCCTCAAACACATCGCGCTGACGATGCTCGACCTTGCGTGCCAGTGCCGCATTGGGCAGGTAATAGCCGATGGCGCTCAGTAGCCCCAGCACAGCGAGGACCACCTCTTGATCGTGATGTTCCGGCCGGCTGCTCAGCACCAGCAATGCCGTCAGCGGGAAGAGGATTGCCAGCACCGTCTTCACACCAAAGTACAGCGACGGCGCCCACGGTTGCCGCCAGCCGGCATTCATGAAGCGGGTGCGCAGTTGCGAGTTCTCCCAGCCGTCTTTGGGCAACGACAGTTGCGAGACCGGCTTGGCCCAGGTGGCCAGTTTCTCTACCCAGGCATGGTCCGGGCCGCCGGCCAGGTCTGTGCCCACGGTCTGGCCGCCGATCTGTTGCATCCGGCCGCGTGCGCGGTTCGGAGAGAACAGGTGCAGTAGCCCAAGTGCACCGCCAAAGGCGGCCACGAAGATCAGGACCAGGATGAAATATTGATTGGAATAGAGCGCTTGCATGATCGTCTCCCCCCAAGAAAACGAAATCACGTTGTCAGGTCAGGTCACCGTGCTGGATATCGCACGTCCGTCAGACCCGAATGCGGATGATCTTGCGCATCCAGATCAGCCCCATCACCATGTTGAACAGCGCCAGGCCGATCATCTTCAGGCCCATCGGGTCTGTCCATAGCACCTTCATGAAGTCCGGATTGACGAAGAGGATCATGCCGGCCGT encodes:
- a CDS encoding TadE/TadG family type IV pilus assembly protein; the protein is MNKHQKGTTAVEFAIVVALFLTVLLGILDFGRILFTWNAVGEATRWGARQAVVCGQGSTSVLSKMQTILPTLTSANVSVQWYDTSGAVSTSCDATSCGGVAVSVTGMTVAPYSPATWIGFSQLAVPGFSTYLPREVMGQDPNSSSVCS
- a CDS encoding TadE/TadG family type IV pilus assembly protein — protein: MKTRQRQHGVALVELAIMLSLLLAITFGITEFGRAIYTYNTLAKATRDATRYLSTQAAGNATSYTTATNLAVYGTPTVGSTQAPLAPGLTSSMVSICDASNTSCTSNIAQGTNPAINTVTVTISGYTFNPVIDMMAFLRFYAGGSGSITSFPFGNISVTMRQSYE
- a CDS encoding type II secretion system F family protein, encoding MQALYSNQYFILVLIFVAAFGGALGLLHLFSPNRARGRMQQIGGQTVGTDLAGGPDHAWVEKLATWAKPVSQLSLPKDGWENSQLRTRFMNAGWRQPWAPSLYFGVKTVLAILFPLTALLVLSSRPEHHDQEVVLAVLGLLSAIGYYLPNAALARKVEHRQRDVFEEFPDMLDLLTVCVEAGLGLDAAMMRVSDELALRCPVMAEEMELTLLELRSGFPKEKALTNLALRTGVEDVDRFASMLIQADRFGTSLADSLRVLSDMLRTKRRMRAEEQAAKIALKLLFPLIFFIFPTLLLVLLGPAFIQIYRVLLPTMTGSGG